The Alcaligenes faecalis sequence TCGAAATCAAAAAAGAAGTTTCTCGATTGCACTTGAACGACTCCAGACCTCGTCTTAGCCATACCGACCGTACCCCGCAAGGGGAAATGGAGACCCCGCATTTACGCAGCTCATTGGAGACACGAACTTGACCGAAAGCAGGTTGTTCCAAGGCTAAAAAGGCTACGGCCGCTTCCGTGGTCTCGTCCACGCGATTGCGTAAGTCCAGTTTTTTGCGGTTGGCGTCGAGTAAAGCTTCGACGTCAACACCCTGTAAGGCTGACTAATAGCGGTAAAACGTATCTCGGAATAAACCGATCACCCTGCAGGCGCGCGGCACATTGACCAGTTCGGTGGCGAGATCGAGCAGGCCTACCTTGTGTTTGATCACGTTCGGAGGAACGCTGTTCATGGGGCTGCTCCTTGACACTTTCACGCCGGTTGATAAAGACTCGCTTCTCTATCAAACCGGGTAACCTCTCCTTTGGCAAGGCCCGACTGTCAGATCAAATCGAAACTACTTCAAGTAATGCCCGTATTTGCGGCTGGTTTGGAGCACAGCGGCAAACTAGTCCGACAACATGGTTTGTTAGGCATTCTCCGTCTCGAACTTTACAGAAAGTGAATCCTGCTCTTGTCTATCCACGATTCCTCTTGGTACTCCTTTCCAGTTCTTTTTGCAAACTCATTTAGATAACGCGACCTAAAGCATAACCAAAACTCTTTCTCATTTTTCGCTTCCTTTCTGATACAAGAATAATATGGAGATATAGTGGACTTAATATCAAATTCAATTTTCGAATTACCATCTTGCTCCCTATACTCCATAAGCCTTAATATTTTTTTCTTTTCATTTGTCATGTTGCAAAAATAATCATCTACGTTCTCTACAATCTCTTGATCCCATGTTATTTTTGCTACCTCATAAATTACAGGATTAATCCCAGCCAGATAATTTTTACTTGATATTTGTGATATTACATTGATAAATTTATTTTCAAGCAACGCTTTTAATGACATGTCTGAAAAATCGAGTTTTATATCGTTTAGTGTCATCTCACGGAACTTTTCTTTTTCCTCCCAGTCCAAATGAGAAAAGATTTTTTGTATTTCTGTAAAACCCTTTCATTCTCTCTGGCTCTCCTTAGTTCATTGGTAGCTTTTTCTTCAAAGGCTTTTTTGGCAAGCTTCGCCACCTCAATTTTTTCATTTATAAAATCCCAGGATGATCAATCACAAGCAAACTTTTTAGTCAAACCTAAAAATTTCTAGATTAATGCTTGTTGTAGGTAGCCCAAAGATCAATGAAAGCTTCTGGCCGATGGTAGCCACAGCCACACGGCTGAAATCGACCCACTTCGGCCCGGGATGGGGATTCAACGCCAGCATCGAAGTGTATTGTGTCCGTCTGCTCGATTCGATTGGTCGGCGGCCCTGTCGAGACCTGGTGGCACACGGTTATCGGGTCGCCGTCAGAAAATTCGGGCTCTCGGGTTGACCTACAAGCCGCTCGTGAACATCGGTTATCCTCGAAAGCGCCAATCTCCGGTCGATCACTCATACTTACAGTTCAATTGTGAACTGATGCAGCTCTAGCAAATAGATTAGGCTCCTATTGTGGCGGGTGGCGAGAAACTAGTCGAGGTCGTGTGGTTGTTATGGAGCAGAGCCGCTCCACCTTTGTAAACGTTGTTGGATGTGAACGTGGTGCGATCCGCCCGATCGAAGGGATCGTGCGCACATATTCACAACTGGTTTAACCTAGGCAATGTCCAATCGTGTGCACATTAGTCGGCCTAAAGCTCGTTTAGAAAGCGCAACCGCCCAGAGTAATAGCGGCGACCGGTTCGTTTATTTTCATTCCAACCGGAGTAAAGCATGTAGATTTCGTCACGTGCGCGGGTAAGCCCAACGTAAAACAACCGTTGACTCTCTCTCAATGCATCACCCTGCACGTTGCTCCAATGGAAGGAACCTTCATCCAGACCAAGCATGATAACAACGTCGTATTCGCACCCTTTGGCCGAGTGTAGTGTCAATAGGTTCAACTGGTTGGACGATCCGTCGCGACCGCCGAGGCGGGCCATATCGAGGTCTTGTAATACGCCGCCCGGCCGTAGAGCTGTGCTCATGAATCCCACCTGGACAGCCTGATCCGCCAAGCTTGGTTCGGATACCATTACGTCATCAAGTAGTGTTGACCTCAGTGCGGCGACAAAATTTCCACCATCTCCGTTTTGTCGATGCGCCCAAAGAAACTCGGTTACCCGTCTTCGTTCGGCGCGCGCCTCTGCGTCTGATAGCCGCCGGTACCGGAACGCCAACCAACGCTCTAGAAGCCCACGTAACAAAGGCTTTCCCTCCATCCAACCACCAGCGCACCAGGCCGCACAATCCTCGATCCAGCTAGTAAGAGCGCATTTCCGATACGGCGCCGCGTTGTCGATCCGAATAAAATTCAGTCCCGCCTCGATGACGGCTTCGGCCACGAGATCGCCGATGTCTGCCGTCCGATACAGAATGGCGATGTCGCCGACTTGACGCCCCACCTTCGCCGCCAGTGCGGCGGGGATGACTTCCGTGACAGTGCGATGTGCCTGTTCGGCCAGACCTTCTGGGCACTCGACCATTTCAATGCGGGCCGCACGGTCCCGATCCCACGCCCGGTAACCTCGCGCTTCTCCCAGTGCGCGCTCCGACGCCCGAATAATCTCGTCAGCACATCGATAGTTCGTTTCCAAACGGACCAATTCCACGTCATCGCGATTGGCGAGTTCGTGTAATAGCCTGCCGTCGGCACCGTTGAAGCCGTACACCGATTGGTCGGCGTCGCCCACAGCAAAGAGGCGAACACCGCCATCGAACGCCAAACGCTTGACGATGCGATGCAAACCCAGACCGAGATCCTGATATTCATCCACTGCCAGCACGGGAAAACGCGCACGCACGAGTGGAAGTACCCAGTCATGCTGGGACACGAGTCGCTCGCCGTAGATGACGAGGTCATCAAAGTCAACCAAGCCCTCCCGGTGTAGTGCTTCCTCGTAGGCTTCAGCTAATGCGGCAAGCTCCTCTTGCTCACGCCATGCAGACGTCGCTCGATCAAGGTGGACGCGGCGGTGCTTGTCCATGTCCATTTGCTTATATGGATGGCCTACACCGAAGAGTCGAGTGCCCTGTCGAGAGTACAGTTGGCGGCAGTGTTCGACAGTAGCAACCTTAATTGGCGCCGGAAGGCCGAGATTAGCCAGATGGGCGTACGGCATCAACAAGTGGCGAAGGCAAAAACCGTGAATTGTACCAATGAATAGACGGGACGATTCCCGCAACCCGAGCTGCCCTAGGCGACGGGTCAACTCTCTTGCACATTCCTGGCTGTAGGTGATGCAGCTGACGCCGCGTGGCGCACGTACATCTTCCGCCAGAATGCGTGCTAGTTTGAGTACCAGGGTCTTGGTCTTGCCGCTCCCCGGTCCCGCGAGGACAACACAATGCCGTTCCGATTCGTAAGCGGCCCATTGTTGGTCATTGTCGCGCAGCTCCTCAGCCTGCAGGAGATAAGCGGTGCTTGAGCTACGCAACGGCATCGCGAATGTGCTCCAATGCATGCCGAATATATGCAGGGCAAGTGCCCGCCGTAGCAAAACCGGCAAGCGCTTGGGCAAAGCGTCCCTTTCCGATGCGCTCAATCAATTTCAACAATCTTTCGTTGTTGAGCGTTGCTGGATCATCCACCCAGCCGGCGAGAGCCTCACGGGTTTGCTCGCTTGTCGACAACTCGCTCTCGATAACATCCCGGATGCTACCGCCAAGGCCAGCTTGAAACAATTCGAGCTCAAGCGTGCTTTCGTTGACAAAGTACCCATACTCCTCGCCCAGATCCCAAGGTTCGTCTTCATCCAGCTCATCCCATTCATCCTCAGTGACAGCGAGTTCGAGTAGTTTAAGCAGTCGCTTGAGGGCCAAAGGGGGCCTATCGTTGATGGGATCTAAGTCGGTGAGTATCACATGCGGGATACTCAGGCCTGTCGGCCCCACCAGCTTGATGTAAGGCGCGAAATTGGTACCGCTAACGGAGCACACGGAGATGCCCAGGATGTCTAGGTGAATATCCAGTGCTTCCGCGAACGCCGGAATGAGGAAACGCTCTGCGTCCCCTTCGACAAAGATGATGCCGCGGGCGAAGAATAGTTCGCCTCGTGTGACGTCGATGTAACGTTGCAGGTCATCTTCATCGTCATCGCTCAGAGGTGCTGTCGCCGTAGAGGTCGCTGTCGTTGCACCGCTTGTGGGATCGTAGCGCAGCAGTACGACGGACCGGATCGGTGCGACGCTGGCGATGTGGGGCGAATGCGTTGTCAGGATGGTCGTCATGTTGGATGGCCTGTCATCGCCAGGTGATTCACCAAGAAAGTACCGGTACACCAAACGTTGAACGTGCGGGTGAAGATGTGCTTCGGGTTCTTCAATGGCAAAGAAGGTGTGATCGCGCTCTCCGTCGACGACGAGGCGATCGAGTTCCAGACTCTTCAGGGCGAGGAAAATCAGGTTGGCAGTGCCCAGGCTGGCATCACCGATGCCTCTAGCCCCGTTGTCGATGAGGATGCGCAGGCTGCGCAACAAAGCGTCGACGCGAGCAGGTGCAAGCCCCAGTTTGATGGGAACGGTGTGCTTGTTCCCGACGATGGCCAGCAGGCGTGCACCGATCCTTTCTGCGGTGATGACGACTTCGTCGCGGTCCGCTAGGTCTGTTTGCGCTTCGCTGACCATCTGTTGGATCTCTTCGCGCGCTTCCGGATCAAGGTCGGAGGTCAATTCCTCGATGAGCGGTCGAAGCGGCGACCGACGCCAACTGGAAAGGTCCTTCTCCGCGTCACGCAGGGCAGCCTGCACATCGAGCGGCAACTGTCGCCGTTGCATCGCGCCGATGGCGTTGTCTTCATCATCGCCACCAAAGATCACATATTCGTAGTCAGCCAAACTCTGGGGTGGCGTGCCGGCAAGGCTCGCTTTGGGTCGAAAGCGATAGTTGAGGCGAGCGACGGTCGGTGGACCAACGTCGACGAGGCAATCGGCCAAGCTTGCGACTAGGTTGGCGTCATTGTCGAAATCCGTTAGTTCTATTGCAATTTCTACGGTGGCGCCCAGTTTGTTATCTCCAAGGCCGTCCCAAAATTGCTCCAGTCCTAGTTGCCGATCCCGCTCGGACAGACCCGGGTCGAGCACTAACTGCAGTGCTTGGATGAAGTTGCTTTTGCCCGCCTTGTTCTCGCCCACGATCACAATGCTCTCGGTGGTTTCCACAGCTAGAGCCTCGAAATTAGCGAAATTTCTGATACTGATCCTCGAAATGTGCATGCTGTCCCCTTGACACGATCTGTATGGTCATCATGTTACCTCGGCGTAATTTGAAGCTCGCCGAAGACTGCATAGACTTCAGCGTGAAAACCCAGCTTCCTGCGGGCATTCGCCTAAGCAAGCACTCGGCTAAGGCTAAACGCTACTCGTATGTTCGTTACCACGGCGAAGCTGGCCTTCCAGTGTCTATATAAAAGTACAGGCCAACGGCCGGAGGTGGTCGATTGCGGCTGAACCGAACTGTTAGCGGTTTTCACGGATTCGAATTTTTTCACTAACTAGTTGAGGTCCATGTTTGGTAACCATAACTATGGAGTCAGCAACTACATTACTAATTTCAATTAATCGATCTGCCGTTATTTGGAATTTGGCTATATACATCGCCGTCGCCATAATGTGGTAATAGATGGCCATCAACAAAAAATAGAGAGAGAAATTATACTGCTCAACCCATTGTGCTTCTGCCATACTTTCAACATTTCCAATGGCGCGCAACATAATCTTATTTAACACATCTTCGGCATCGTTATGTGCTTGTGAACACAAGGCTGCGTATACCGTACGATAACCAACTTCGTCGTCTATTTCTTTGAATCGATCAAATGTGCTCGGCCAAGGCAGCTCAACCGTATCGAAGTTCACTCCTGCCAAGGCAAGAGACTCACGAAGCACATACTCATAATGATCTAATGCGGCGTATTTCCCTGCAATCCGCTGAAGGTGATGGCTTTTTAATTCCTGTGGATGTTTTGACCGCTGAACACTTTCTTTCCAGTTTTTGTTTTGTTTCCGCTCTATCTTCAAGTGATCCTTGAAATAGGCGATTTGCTTTTCCATGGAATCGCCTAAGCTTACGTAGTGCAGGTTTACGGCCCCCTCTATAGCTGTTCTACATAGCGCTTCGCTTGATGGAAATTGGCCTAGAAGAAAAGTACTGGCAACACCACAACAATACTCATAGTTTCTTCTGTACATATCGTTCATACAAGGCCATGATACATTTCCTGATAATTCATTTTCATGCTCAATGCAAGCTTGGTGAACTAATTCATCTGTTTTTTCTAGGCAATAAATTGCATTGTGTAAAGGCGCATTAAGCTCCATGTCTGATGATAGTGTTCTTTTGTCTATAAAATTAGCAACGAGATTGTCCACGACGATTGATTTACCTATAACTATTTATTTAAACAGGAACCTTGCTGTTTAACTCCAGGCGTTGCTGCATAAAACATCAGCGCAACTCTCATATAGAACGGCTTGCTGTTTGCATTTTCTTGAAATTCAGGTGCTTCCTAACCCTACTAGGTTTGATCAAAATGCGGCTAGCCGATTGATAAGAAAAAAGCAAGCACCAAGAGTGTTCGAATGGCTACTTTGCGCTCAATCGTTGGCCGACCGTTTCTGGCCGAACGCAGTCCTTCGCAGCATTCTCAAGTTGGGACAAAATATAGCAGGTATTGCCAAGTCAAATCTGCTCTACTATAAATGATTTCTAAATCCACCGCGCACTCCGAAAAGCTGGGTGATTAGCGGGTGTCCAGATTCAAATTCTCCGATCCGCCGCATTGTTTCCTTTCATGCATTCAATGCTGCTGAAACCGGCTCGAATAGCTCTTTCGCCTTCTGCTCACCATATTTAGCCACTCGCTCTTCGTATCCAAGCCCATCCTGTGGTTGAGCGGCTTGTAAGCTTTCGTATGCAGCCTGATCTGCTTCTATCAAAGACTCGTACTTAGCTAAGAGCTTCTCTCGCTCGTCCTTTTTGTAAAACTCATCAGCGAGCTTGAGTATGGCAAAAATCCTCAATGGCTTCTGGATCTCGGCTAGCGCCTTCATGAGTTCCTGCACCTGGTCCGCCTCTTTGTTAAACGACATTCAAATCTCTCCAGTTTTCAATAAACAAACAATTGATTGGTCGAACAACATGCTTTTTTATTGCTAACCACTATAGCCAATATTCCTTCTAAAGATACATATCATCTGTTGACAAAAAAATGCCCCTCATGCGAGGGGCAAAGTAGGAGCTATGACAAGGTTAAGCGT is a genomic window containing:
- a CDS encoding helix-turn-helix domain-containing protein produces the protein MNSVPPNVIKHKVGLLDLATELVNVPRACRVIGLFRDTFYRY
- a CDS encoding ATP-dependent helicase produces the protein MHWSTFAMPLRSSSTAYLLQAEELRDNDQQWAAYESERHCVVLAGPGSGKTKTLVLKLARILAEDVRAPRGVSCITYSQECARELTRRLGQLGLRESSRLFIGTIHGFCLRHLLMPYAHLANLGLPAPIKVATVEHCRQLYSRQGTRLFGVGHPYKQMDMDKHRRVHLDRATSAWREQEELAALAEAYEEALHREGLVDFDDLVIYGERLVSQHDWVLPLVRARFPVLAVDEYQDLGLGLHRIVKRLAFDGGVRLFAVGDADQSVYGFNGADGRLLHELANRDDVELVRLETNYRCADEIIRASERALGEARGYRAWDRDRAARIEMVECPEGLAEQAHRTVTEVIPAALAAKVGRQVGDIAILYRTADIGDLVAEAVIEAGLNFIRIDNAAPYRKCALTSWIEDCAAWCAGGWMEGKPLLRGLLERWLAFRYRRLSDAEARAERRRVTEFLWAHRQNGDGGNFVAALRSTLLDDVMVSEPSLADQAVQVGFMSTALRPGGVLQDLDMARLGGRDGSSNQLNLLTLHSAKGCEYDVVIMLGLDEGSFHWSNVQGDALRESQRLFYVGLTRARDEIYMLYSGWNENKRTGRRYYSGRLRFLNEL
- a CDS encoding ATP-dependent endonuclease, with the translated sequence METTESIVIVGENKAGKSNFIQALQLVLDPGLSERDRQLGLEQFWDGLGDNKLGATVEIAIELTDFDNDANLVASLADCLVDVGPPTVARLNYRFRPKASLAGTPPQSLADYEYVIFGGDDEDNAIGAMQRRQLPLDVQAALRDAEKDLSSWRRSPLRPLIEELTSDLDPEAREEIQQMVSEAQTDLADRDEVVITAERIGARLLAIVGNKHTVPIKLGLAPARVDALLRSLRILIDNGARGIGDASLGTANLIFLALKSLELDRLVVDGERDHTFFAIEEPEAHLHPHVQRLVYRYFLGESPGDDRPSNMTTILTTHSPHIASVAPIRSVVLLRYDPTSGATTATSTATAPLSDDDEDDLQRYIDVTRGELFFARGIIFVEGDAERFLIPAFAEALDIHLDILGISVCSVSGTNFAPYIKLVGPTGLSIPHVILTDLDPINDRPPLALKRLLKLLELAVTEDEWDELDEDEPWDLGEEYGYFVNESTLELELFQAGLGGSIRDVIESELSTSEQTREALAGWVDDPATLNNERLLKLIERIGKGRFAQALAGFATAGTCPAYIRHALEHIRDAVA
- a CDS encoding DUF5677 domain-containing protein, encoding MDNLVANFIDKRTLSSDMELNAPLHNAIYCLEKTDELVHQACIEHENELSGNVSWPCMNDMYRRNYEYCCGVASTFLLGQFPSSEALCRTAIEGAVNLHYVSLGDSMEKQIAYFKDHLKIERKQNKNWKESVQRSKHPQELKSHHLQRIAGKYAALDHYEYVLRESLALAGVNFDTVELPWPSTFDRFKEIDDEVGYRTVYAALCSQAHNDAEDVLNKIMLRAIGNVESMAEAQWVEQYNFSLYFLLMAIYYHIMATAMYIAKFQITADRLIEISNVVADSIVMVTKHGPQLVSEKIRIRENR